In Neodiprion pinetum isolate iyNeoPine1 chromosome 6, iyNeoPine1.2, whole genome shotgun sequence, one genomic interval encodes:
- the LOC138191182 gene encoding uncharacterized protein encodes MADGTKPKAGGESSGADCEDDPAALTPAITLSECPTAHPEGTEKTVPPTMDKDKLRVPSVKKTVERLGSPPRSAFPKEDPRSISSMLQFRVITQNGRVQAMERVLNDAKAYSEQPIDSITLSNVETSLSLIEDQWKSFRVTHEKITENCTLEFLSSPYVVYDTYDSASDICSNTKKLLSELKARVNRNSVPDNLTSQGSLPRIPLPTFSGKYSEWKSYSDLFLSLVGNREDISKVENLVRLKSALKDEAASLLSNVSVAEDNYAPAWRTLIERYENRRLLASSHLNKLLGLTSLPRQSAQGLLALVSMTKEVLDALKALGLPVEHWDCIVVHVLTRILDSNTREAWKVRLGSRLEVPSLTEFLIDELGTCFCLKGVATVKEVESSAYPTILYYMKT; translated from the coding sequence ATGGCGGACGGTACGAAACCCAAGGCGGGCGGAGAGTCCTCGGGGGCGGACTGTGAGGACGATCCCGCAGCCCTTACTCCGGCCATAACACTGAGCGAATGCCCGACTGCCCATCCGGAGGGGACGGAAAAAACAGTCCCGCCGACTATGGACAAGGACAAACTCAGGGTTCCTTCGGTTAAGAAAACGGTAGAGCGCTTGGGCTCCCCTCCTCGGTCGGCTTTCCCGAAGGAAGATCCACGGTCGATATCGAGTATGTTGCAGTTTCGCGTCATCACGCAAAACGGACGGGTTCAAGCGATGGAACGTGTGCTCAACGACGCGAAAGCATATTCCGAGCAACCAATCGACTCGATTACTCTCAGCAACGTTGAGACGAGCCTCAGCCTTATCGAGGATCAGTGGAAATCCTTTCGTGTTACCCACGAAAAGATAACGGAGAACTGTACGCTGGAATTTCTCTCTTCGCCTTACGTCGTGTACGACACCTACGACTCGGCGTCGGACATCTGCTCAAATACGAAGAAACTCCTTTCGGAATTGAAGGCCAGGGTGAACCGGAACTCGGTACCTGATAACCTCACATCTCAAGGCTCCCTTCCTCGAATTCCTCTTCCAACCTTCTCCGGAAAATATTCGGAATGGAAATCATATTCTGATCTTTTCCTCAGTTTGGTTGGCAACCGCGAGGACATCAGCAAGGTAGAGAATCTTGTCCGTCTCAAGAGCGCGCTCAAGGATGAGGCTGCGAGTCTTCTGTCCAACGTATCGGTGGCTGAGGACAATTACGCTCCAGCCTGGCGGACATTGATCGAGCGGTATGAGAATCGCAGACTTCTGGCGAGTTCTCATCTAAATAAACTACTCGGGCTCACATCTCTGCCTCGGCAATCGGCTCAAGGACTCCTTGCGCTCGTATCGATGACCAAGGAAGTGCTCGATGCGCTCAAGGCGCTAGGACTCCCAGTTGAGCACTGGGATTGTATCGTCGTCCACGTACTCACGCGAATTCTCGACTCTAATACAAGAGAAGCGTGGAAAGTACGACTCGGATCAAGGCTCGAGGTTCCTTCACTTACGGAATTTCTCATAGATGAACTTGgaacttgtttttgtttaaaggGTGTGGCCACGGTGAAGGAAGTAGAATCATCTGCATATCcaacaattttgtattatatgaaaacgtaa